In Limanda limanda chromosome 23, fLimLim1.1, whole genome shotgun sequence, a genomic segment contains:
- the LOC132996715 gene encoding N-chimaerin-like isoform X1, giving the protein MALNVFDHDEYRPPVWKSYLYQLQQEAPHPRRLTCTCEVNNRPKYYGREYHGMISREEADQSLSQAEGSYLIRESQRQPGTYTLALRFGNQTRNFRLYHDGKHFVGEKRFESIHDLVTDGLITLYIETKAAEYIAKMTINPIYEHVGYTTLNQEPTLKKHLPLSPQAPDGPAPAKDDCNAEERLTSLVRRATLRESDLAPKYEKVHNFKVHTFRGPHWCEYCANFMWGLIAQGVKCADCGLNVHKQCSKVVPNDCQPDLRHVKKVYSCDLTTLVKAHNAKRPMVVDMCIQEIEARGLESEGLYRISGFSELIEDVKLAFDRDGEKADISSNTYEDINIIAGALKLYFRELPIPLITYDAYPHFIETAKISDPEKRLESLNESLKLLPPAHCESLRYLMGHLKRVTQCQENLMPSENLGIVFGPTLMRAPDLDAMTALNDIRYQRLVVEMLITNEDVLF; this is encoded by the exons ATGGCCCTGAATGTGTTTG ATCATGATGAATACCGGCCACCGGTGTGGAAGTCTTACT TGTACCAGCTCCAGCAGGAGGCGCCCCACCCACGCAGACTCACCTGCACCTGTGAG GTGAACAACCGGCCTAAATACTACGGGAGAGA GTACCACGGGATGATCTCGAGAGAAGAGGCCGACCAGTCGCTGAGTCAGGCCGAAGGCAGCTACCTCATCAGAGAGAGTCAGAGGCAGCCGGGCACATACACACTGGCTCTAag GTTCGGGAACCAGACAAGAAACTTCCGTCTCTACCACGACGGGAAACACTTTGTCGGAGAGAAGAGGTTCGAGTCCATCCACGACCTGGTCACGGACGGCCTGATCACGCTCTACATCGAGACAAAG GCAGCGGAGTACATCGCCAAGATGACCATCAACCCCATCTATGAACACGTGGGCTACACCACTCTGAACCAGGAGCCCACCCTGAAGAAACATCTGCCACTCAGCCCACAGGCCCCCGACGGGCCTGCTCCGGCCAAAGATGACTGCAATGCAGAGGAGAGG CTCACATCGCTGGTGCGGCGGGCGACCCTGAGGGAGAGCGACTTGGCGCCCAAGTACGAGAAGGTCCACAACTTCAAG GTTCACACATTCAGGGGCCCCCACTGGTGCGAGTACTGTGCCAACTTCATGTGGGGTCTCATCGCTCAGGGAGTGAAGTGTGCAG acTGCGGGTTGAATGTCCACAAGCAGTGCTCCAAAGTCGTGCCCAACGACTGTCAGCCCGACCTGCGGCACGTGAAGAAGGTGTACAGCTGCGACCTGACCACGCTGGTCAAGGCCCACAACGCCAAGAGACCCATGGTGGTCGATATGTGCATCCAGGAAATCGAGGCCAGAG GTCTGGAGTCAGAGGGGTTGTACAGGATATCAGGGTTCAGTGAGCTGATTGAAGATGTCAAGCTGGCCTTTGACCGAG acggagagaaggcggacatttcctcaaacactTACGAGGACATCAACATCATCGCCGGAGCCCTCAAACTCTACTTCAGAGAGCTGCCCATCCCCCTCATCACTTATGATGCTTACCCACACTTCATAGAAACAGCAA AGATTTCGGACCCAGAAAAACGTCTGGAGTCTCTGAAcgagtccttgaagctgctgccGCCCGCCCACTGCGAGTCACTGCGATACCTCATGGGCCACCTCAAGAG gGTGACCCAGTGCCAGGAGAACCTCATGCCCAGCGAGAACCTGGGCATCGTCTTCGGCCCGACGCTCATGAGGGCCCCCGACCTGGACGCCATGACGGCGCTCAACGACATCCGATACCAGAGACTAGTGGTGGAAATGCTCATTACCAATGAAGACGTGCTGTTCTGA
- the LOC132996715 gene encoding N-chimaerin-like isoform X2, protein MPSRESHVIKRGRKQSRRRAEKEAAQKGSLFTAALGLNVTPSKPASPASTFWQPIRSFALSQLTSLVRRATLRESDLAPKYEKVHNFKVHTFRGPHWCEYCANFMWGLIAQGVKCADCGLNVHKQCSKVVPNDCQPDLRHVKKVYSCDLTTLVKAHNAKRPMVVDMCIQEIEARGLESEGLYRISGFSELIEDVKLAFDRDGEKADISSNTYEDINIIAGALKLYFRELPIPLITYDAYPHFIETAKISDPEKRLESLNESLKLLPPAHCESLRYLMGHLKRVTQCQENLMPSENLGIVFGPTLMRAPDLDAMTALNDIRYQRLVVEMLITNEDVLF, encoded by the exons ATGCCGAGCCGCGAGTCGCACGTCATTAAACGGGGTAGAAAGCAGTCACGCAGGCGAGCCGAGAAGGAAGCCGCTCAGAAGGGCTCTTTGTTTACAGCCGCTTTGGGTTTAAATGTCA CCCCCTCCAAACCCGCCTCCCCTGCTTCCACCTTCTGGCAACCAATCCGATCTTTTGCCCTTTCGCAGCTCACATCGCTGGTGCGGCGGGCGACCCTGAGGGAGAGCGACTTGGCGCCCAAGTACGAGAAGGTCCACAACTTCAAG GTTCACACATTCAGGGGCCCCCACTGGTGCGAGTACTGTGCCAACTTCATGTGGGGTCTCATCGCTCAGGGAGTGAAGTGTGCAG acTGCGGGTTGAATGTCCACAAGCAGTGCTCCAAAGTCGTGCCCAACGACTGTCAGCCCGACCTGCGGCACGTGAAGAAGGTGTACAGCTGCGACCTGACCACGCTGGTCAAGGCCCACAACGCCAAGAGACCCATGGTGGTCGATATGTGCATCCAGGAAATCGAGGCCAGAG GTCTGGAGTCAGAGGGGTTGTACAGGATATCAGGGTTCAGTGAGCTGATTGAAGATGTCAAGCTGGCCTTTGACCGAG acggagagaaggcggacatttcctcaaacactTACGAGGACATCAACATCATCGCCGGAGCCCTCAAACTCTACTTCAGAGAGCTGCCCATCCCCCTCATCACTTATGATGCTTACCCACACTTCATAGAAACAGCAA AGATTTCGGACCCAGAAAAACGTCTGGAGTCTCTGAAcgagtccttgaagctgctgccGCCCGCCCACTGCGAGTCACTGCGATACCTCATGGGCCACCTCAAGAG gGTGACCCAGTGCCAGGAGAACCTCATGCCCAGCGAGAACCTGGGCATCGTCTTCGGCCCGACGCTCATGAGGGCCCCCGACCTGGACGCCATGACGGCGCTCAACGACATCCGATACCAGAGACTAGTGGTGGAAATGCTCATTACCAATGAAGACGTGCTGTTCTGA
- the n6amt1 gene encoding methyltransferase N6AMT1, protein MVERAGDASNAAAGKEDMSAGFPTPVSSHAGRGHFRDVYEPAEDSFLLMDALEKDARRLQTISPDVCVEVGSGSGAVSAFLASVVGPSALHICTDVNPAAAQCTEKTASCNSVSLQPVITDLVECLLPRLRGQVDVLLFNPPYVVTPSEEVGSRGIEAAWAGGTRGREVTDRFLPLVTELLSTTGLFYLITIAENDPEDIIRFLGKRGLEGESCLSTRAGNERLSVLRFHRRQT, encoded by the exons ATGGTGGAGCGAGCCGGGGACGCGAGCAACGCTGCAGCCGGGAAGGAAGACATGTCCGCCGGCTTCCCCACTCCCGTGTCCTCCCATGCGGGACGGGGACACTTCCGGGACGTGTACGAGCCCGCGGAGGACTCCTTCCTCCTGATGGACGCGCTGGAGAAGGACGCCCGGCGGCTGCAGACGATCAG CccggatgtgtgtgtggaggtcgGCAGCGGCTCCGGAGCGGTGTCCGCCTTCCTGGCCTCGGTGGTCGGACCCTCAGCGTTACACAT ttGCACTGATGTGAATCCTGCAGCTGCGCAGTGCACAGAGAAGACAGCCTCCTGCAACAGTGTGTCACTCCAACCTGTCATCACAGACCTG GTGGAGTGTCTTCTCCCCCGGCTGCGTGGCCAAGTGGACGTCCTCCTCTTCAACCCTCCCTACGTGGTGACGCCATCAGAGGAG GTGGGGAGCAGAGGTATCGAGGCCGCCTGGGCAGGTGGGACGCGAGGACGGGAAGTCACGGACAGATTCCTCCCCCTGGTGACGGAGCTGCTGTCCACCACAGGGTTGTTTTACCTCATCACCATCGCCGAGAACGATCCAG AGGACATCATCCGCTTCCTGGGGAAACGTGGCCTGGAGGGAGAGTCCTGCTTGTCCACGAGAGCTGGAAACGAGAGGCTGTCAGTGCTTCGCTTCCACAGGAGACAAACGTGA